Proteins from one Drosophila gunungcola strain Sukarami chromosome 3R, Dgunungcola_SK_2, whole genome shotgun sequence genomic window:
- the LOC128261159 gene encoding uncharacterized protein LOC128261159, which yields MSIIWLCLLWICLNSVQAVYVPENTCTDYFQYASDINRKSYAGIFTASISRRQRFEWSATFVVHGHHEVFVSSLMPYPNKDDSVLDLLSGQQNRVYVYFVNIKNELPKLTLLNLNQMTLCNNTGYGIPSTKITVQYVMDQTKN from the exons ATGTCAATAATTTGGCTGTGTTTATTGTGGATTTGTTTAAACTCAGTACAGGCCGTTTATGTGCCAGAAAACACTTGTACAGATTACTTTCAATACGCCTCGGATATCAATAGAAAAAGCTATGCTGGCATTTTCACGGCATCCATATCACGGAGACAAAGGTTTGAGTGGAGTGCTACTTTTGTAGTTCATGGTCATCACGAG gtCTTTGTTAGCTCACTTATGCCGTATCCCAACAAGGATGATTCTGTTCTTGACCTTTTAAGTGGTCAGCAAAATAGGGTTTATGTATACTTTGTGAATATCAAGAACGAGCTGCCCAAACTGACCCTTTTGAATCTGAACCAAATGACTCTGTGCAATAACACCGGCT ACGGAATTCCCTCGACTAAAATTACTGTGCAATACGTAATGGaccaaaccaaaaattaa
- the LOC128261129 gene encoding uncharacterized protein LOC128261129, translated as MSIIGLLFFGLCLSSAQALLVPQHNCDNHFRYATEDSGRTYMGIFTAPKSNNHNFKWQAIFEVQGYRSLFVSALLTYPNNEEAADYLLKGEPAQAYVRFVDVTTELPKLYSLILNGNELCFNAGYPFPKTRATVRHHMYINVKKTVRKHTTQVYPPYQNNVRSF; from the exons ATGTCTATCATTGGTCTGCTTTTTTTTGGTCTTTGTCTGAGCTCTGCCCAGGCTCTACTCGTGCCTCAGCACAATTGCGATAACCACTTCAGATACGCCACGGAGGATAGTGGAAGGACTTACATGGGCATTTTCACGGCGCCAAAGTCGAACaatcacaattttaaatgGCAGGCGATTTTCGAAGTCCAAGGATATCGCTCG ttgtttgtAAGTGCTTTGCTAACGTATCCCAACAATGAAGAAGCTGCCGACTATCTTTTAAAAGGTGAGCCGGCTCAAGCTTATGTGCGGTTCGTAGATGTCACCACCGAGCTGCCGAAGCTTTACTCTTTGATTCTCAACGGAAATGAGCTGTGCTTCAATGCAGGAT ACCCCTTTCCCAAGACTAGAGCTACTGTAAGGCATCATATGTATATTAACGTTAAGAAGACAGTCAGGAAGCACACTACGCAGGTGTATCCACCCTATCAAAATAACGTCCGATCCTTTTAG
- the LOC128261030 gene encoding uncharacterized protein LOC128261030: MSEHRNPSKGSSEGGRTMGVPFFDALWPLILDENPCHIESKVEGFFVPSKPFNRLEWHTYLARVGYPFYMAPHELRCCKGARQEEMEEEDGEKALNKEVVERKGPAQADFLCRGTREIRPVDKEVDQLRMEQERRQKLGYDFANRQNPWTMQTPSHELGFTITEELQQCFKAPMELIILQRIHDHDCKLMIIDLGAEVDIKDCQRWIKFRPYIQLLALVRTPQMERSLQLLNVFHTLLVEESAENSWNDELSCSLRTGFVYAQKIQLLKSCGEPLVFVFSRLRGICTCDNFKILRRA; this comes from the coding sequence ATGAGTGAACATCGAAATCCCTCCAAGGGTTCGTCAGAAGGTGGGCGAACGATGGGCGTCCCATTCTTCGATGCGCTATGGCCGCTGATCCTGGACGAGAATCCCTGTCACATCGAGAGCAAGGTGGAGGGTTTTTTTGTACCCAGCAAACCCTTTAATCGTCTAGAGTGGCACACTTATTTGGCTCGGGTGGGATATCCTTTCTACATGGCGCCGCATGAGCTGCGCTGTTGTAAGGGCGCTCGGCAGGAGGaaatggaggaggaggacgggGAAAAGGCCTTGAACAAGGAGGTGGTGGAGCGGAAGGGACCCGCACAGGCTGACTTCTTGTGCCGTGGAACCCGGGAAATACGACCCGTAGATAAAGAGGTGGATCAACTGAGAATGGAGCAGGAGCGTCGACAAAAACTGGGCTACGACTTCGCCAATCGCCAAAATCCCTGGACCATGCAGACCCCCAGCCACGAATTGGGATTCACAATTACcgaggagctgcagcagtgctTCAAGGCACCCATGGAGCTGATCATTCTGCAAAGGATCCATGACCACGACTGCAAGCTCATGATCATCGATCTGGGTGCCGAGGTGGACATCAAGGACTGCCAGCGTTGGATCAAGTTCCGACCTTATATCCAATTGCTAGCCCTGGTGCGAACGCCTCAAATGGAGCGATCGCTGCAGCTGCTGAATGTCTTTCACACCCTCCTGGTGGAGGAGTCGGCGGAGAACTCATGGAACGATGAGTTGTCCTGCTCCCTGCGCACCGGCTTTGTGTACGCCCAGAAAATACAGCTTCTCAAGTCCTGCGGCGAGCCATTGGTATTCGTCTTTAGCCGACTACGCGGAATTTGCACCTGCGATAACTTCAAAATACTTCGTAGGGCCTAG